A single region of the Streptomyces sp. NBC_01803 genome encodes:
- a CDS encoding alpha/beta hydrolase, which yields MRLRTTGRLALGLLASTALLVTACSSNDRPDERAPSGAGESSPAPDAPPLEPLPEEIPAELRTYYDQELSWSACEAGFECATLTVPLDYENPDPAVDLQLTVTRDRAGDPDGRIGALLMNPGGPGASAVDFAQGSAEYLFPEEVRARYDMVGFDARGTGRSEPVACLSGPEMDDYTLTDRTPDSDAEIDELLAAFEEFATGCQEESGELLEHISTIESARDMDVLRAALGDEDLHYIGFSYGTKLGAVYAGLFPQNTGRLVLDAAMDPRLPTLTTDREQAGGFETAFRSFAEDCVSGPDCALGSEDADDASRRLSDFFDQVDAEPLPSGDPDRPLTESLATTGVSMALYAEDLWPMLRDALTAAIDDGDGAALLELADLYNEREPDGSYGTTMFAFPAISCLDSPAGNADADALEDTIGSYEEASPTFGRDFAWATLLCAAWPVEPTGSPVSIAAEGATDILVIGTLRDPATPYSWAEGLADQLDTGILLTYDGDGHGAYGGASDCVDSAVNSYLLENSSPEEGTTCS from the coding sequence ATGCGCCTCCGCACCACAGGCCGCCTCGCCCTCGGCCTCCTCGCGTCCACGGCCCTGCTCGTCACCGCATGTTCGTCCAACGACCGCCCGGACGAACGCGCCCCCTCCGGGGCCGGCGAGAGCTCACCCGCCCCGGACGCGCCGCCGTTGGAGCCCCTCCCCGAGGAGATCCCGGCGGAGCTGCGGACGTACTACGACCAGGAGCTGAGCTGGAGCGCGTGCGAGGCGGGCTTCGAGTGCGCGACCCTGACCGTTCCGCTCGACTACGAGAACCCCGACCCGGCCGTCGACCTCCAGCTCACGGTCACCAGGGACCGGGCCGGAGACCCGGACGGGCGGATCGGCGCTCTCCTGATGAACCCCGGCGGCCCCGGCGCCTCGGCGGTCGACTTCGCGCAGGGCTCGGCGGAGTACCTGTTCCCCGAGGAGGTCCGCGCCCGTTACGACATGGTGGGCTTCGACGCCCGCGGCACCGGCCGCAGCGAGCCGGTGGCGTGTCTGTCCGGCCCCGAGATGGACGACTACACGCTGACCGACCGCACCCCCGACTCGGACGCGGAGATCGATGAACTGCTCGCGGCCTTCGAGGAGTTCGCGACCGGCTGCCAGGAGGAGTCGGGCGAGCTGCTGGAGCACATCTCGACCATCGAGTCCGCCCGGGACATGGACGTCCTGCGCGCCGCGCTGGGCGACGAGGACCTGCACTACATCGGCTTCTCGTACGGCACCAAGCTCGGCGCCGTCTACGCCGGCCTCTTCCCGCAGAACACCGGCCGGCTGGTGCTCGACGCGGCGATGGACCCCCGGCTCCCGACGCTGACCACCGACCGCGAGCAGGCGGGCGGCTTCGAGACGGCGTTCCGCTCATTCGCGGAGGACTGCGTCTCCGGCCCCGACTGCGCGCTCGGCTCGGAAGACGCCGACGACGCCTCCCGCCGGCTGTCGGACTTCTTCGACCAGGTCGATGCCGAGCCGCTGCCGTCCGGCGACCCGGACCGCCCGCTGACGGAGTCCCTCGCGACCACCGGCGTTTCCATGGCGCTCTACGCCGAGGACCTGTGGCCGATGCTGCGCGACGCGCTCACGGCGGCGATCGACGACGGCGACGGCGCGGCGCTGCTGGAGCTGGCCGACCTGTACAACGAGCGTGAGCCGGACGGTTCGTACGGCACGACGATGTTCGCCTTCCCGGCGATCAGTTGCCTCGACAGCCCGGCCGGCAACGCGGACGCCGACGCGCTTGAGGACACCATCGGCTCGTACGAGGAAGCCTCCCCGACGTTCGGCCGCGACTTCGCCTGGGCCACCCTGCTGTGCGCTGCCTGGCCCGTCGAGCCGACCGGCAGCCCGGTGAGCATCGCCGCCGAAGGCGCCACGGACATCCTGGTGATCGGCACCCTCCGGGACCCGGCCACCCCGTACTCCTGGGCCGAGGGCCTGGCCGACCAGCTCGACACCGGCATCCTCCTGACGTACGACGGTGACGGCCACGGCGCCTACGGCGGGGCGAGCGACTGCGTCGATTCCGCCGTCAACAGCTACCTGTTGGAGAACAGCAGTCCGGAGGAGGGCACCACCTGTTCATGA
- a CDS encoding zf-HC2 domain-containing protein, whose translation MSWDDVGMQCIRYRTAISAHAQHAPLPAGLSEQDLDTHLTTCLECRRWSNRLRTLRETTDDLLRRRRSGSPSKPV comes from the coding sequence ATGAGCTGGGATGATGTCGGTATGCAGTGCATCCGCTACCGCACGGCCATATCGGCCCACGCCCAGCACGCCCCGCTCCCGGCGGGGCTGAGCGAACAGGACCTCGACACCCACCTGACGACCTGCTTGGAGTGCCGTCGCTGGTCCAACCGCCTCCGCACACTGCGCGAGACGACCGACGACCTCCTCCGCCGAAGGCGTTCCGGGTCCCCCTCCAAACCTGTGTAG